Proteins co-encoded in one Aspergillus luchuensis IFO 4308 DNA, chromosome 6, nearly complete sequence genomic window:
- a CDS encoding uncharacterized protein (COG:S;~EggNog:ENOG410PTZS): protein MMVEDEFYAVAQTFTQHLHYAEYVRRKKEAKLQNATTIQNIARPTDGVTAQSEEAKRKAAAEDLSAQQKEGLQNMVEGGRPAVDSEEEDDDDQEDDTWAGTSLHDLLISPRKARSLVGMQGIKSTTRAAAGLGASAGSSAVTDGAARERQDAMGDGDQLDETTDDDDLDARTRTLTGPSRVQHQHRTATPTPMPTAASSRSSPMNNRSTGDSGIRRVQSMSGRYSTPRANQSKKRLIFDDDFDGLPEPSRSSNQMQGPISSPSLGRRAPNPRGPDPKAKKSRLNEVPTFLF, encoded by the coding sequence ATGATGGTCGAAGACGAATTCTACGCGGTCGCGCAGACCTTCACACAACACCTACACTACGCGGAATACGTCCGACGGAAGAAAGAAGCCAAGTTGCAGAATGCCACGACCATACAGAATATCGCTCGACCGACCGATGGTGTTACTGCGCAGAGCGAGGAAGCTAAACGCAAGGCTGCGGCGGAGGATTTGTCCGCTCAGCAGAAGGAGGGGCTGCAGAATAtggtggagggtggaagaCCTGCGGTGGAttcggaagaggaggatgatgatgatcaggagGATGATACTTGGGCGGGTACGTCGCTGCATGATCTGCTCATTAGTCCGCGAAAGGCGCGGTCGTTGGTCGGCATGCAGGGTATCAAGTCGACGACGCGGGCGGCTGCTGGACTGGGGGCGTCAGCAGGGAGCAGCGCGGTTACCGATGGGGCGGCAAGGGAGCGACAGGATGCGATGGGGGACGGCGATCAACTGGATGAAACGacggatgacgacgatctAGACGCACGGACGAGGACCCTGACGGGGCCGAGTCGTgtacagcatcagcatcgtaCTGCTACGCCTACGCCTATGCCTACTGCTGCTAGCTCGCGAAGCAGCCCGATGAATAATCGGTCTACAGGGGACAGTGGAATCAGAAGAGTGCAGTCTATGAGCGGTAGATACAGTACACCGAGGGCGAACCAATCTAAGAAGAGATTAATATTCGATGATGACTTTGACGGGCTTCCAGAGCCGTCTCGGTCAAGCAATCAGATGCAGGGCCCGATATCATCCCCGTCATTAGGCCGAAGAGCACCAAATCCACGAGGCCCGGATCCAAAGGCAAAGAAATCGCGTCTCAATGAAGTTCCAACATTCTTGTTTTGA
- a CDS encoding aldehyde dehydrogenase family protein (COG:C;~EggNog:ENOG410PFJV;~InterPro:IPR015590,IPR029510,IPR016161,IPR016162, IPR016163;~PFAM:PF00171;~TransMembrane:1 (i131-154o);~go_function: GO:0016491 - oxidoreductase activity [Evidence IEA];~go_function: GO:0016620 - oxidoreductase activity, acting on the aldehyde or oxo group of donors, NAD or NADP as acceptor [Evidence IEA];~go_process: GO:0055114 - oxidation-reduction process [Evidence IEA]): MSVPNITTISPITNRPILNRTGANPEDIVGIAESAQSAYRSFSTSTTLKQRQDIVTRALTKLEKRKDDLARQLTEQMGRPISYTGIEVATAIKRSHYLNRISDSVLGEEGIVPGEEETGFKRYIKRKPVGVVLIIFAWNYPYLVLVNSLIPAILAGNAVILKPSPQTPTVAEEVANAFHEAGLPEKALQYVHSGSPTLLESLVRSSCVNHICFTGSVEGGLATQKAASDRIVNVGLELGGKDPAYVRDDVDVAWAAGEIVDGAIFNSGQSCCAIERVYVHQGIYDEFVAEVKKVLSGYVVGDPFDKKTQIGPVISKRAKEDIEAHVADAVEKGAKDETPENESFENPPSEGNYVRPTLLTGVTHEMRVMTEETFGPVIPVMKVEGDEEAVKWMNSSEFGLTASVWTKDVKAAEELVERVEAGTVFVNRSDYPSPDLAWTGWKNSGRGVTLSRFGFEQFVKLKSYHIKDYPK; the protein is encoded by the exons ATGTCCGTccccaacatcaccaccatctcccccataACCAACCGACCCATCCTCAACCGCACGGGCGCCAACCCCGAAGACATCGTGGGCATCGCCGAATCCGCACAATCAGCCTACCGATCCTTCTCGACATCCACGACCCTCAAACAACGTCAAGACATCGTGACCCGCGCCCTCACCAAGCTCGAAAAACGAAAAGATGACCTCGCCAGACAACTCACCGAGCAAATGGGGCGGCCCATCTCCTACACAGGGATCGAAGTCGCCACGGCCATCAAGCGCAGCCACTACCTGAACCGCATCAGCGACTCCGTCCTCGGCGAAGAAGGCATCGTaccgggggaagaagaaacggGCTTCAAGCGATACATTAAGCGCAAGCCCGTCGGCGTAGTACTGATCATCTTCGCCTGGAACTACCCCTACCTTGTCCTCGTGAACAGCTTAATCCCCGCGATCCTGGCAGGTAATGCCGTGATTCTGAAACCGTCGCCGCAGACGCCCACTGTCGCGGAGGAAGTCGCCAATGCGTTCCATGAAGCGGGGCTGCCGGAGAAGGCGCTTCAGTATGTCCATTCTGGGTCTCCGACGTTACTTGAGAGTCTGGTTCGTTCTAGTTGTGTGAATCATATTTGTTTTACGGGCTCCGTGGAGGGCGGACTAGCTACGCAGAAGGCCGCCTCTGATCGCATCGTCAACGTTGGATTGGAGCTCGGGGGTAAAGATCCCGCGTATGTGCGCGACGATGTCGATGTCGCCTGGGCGGCTGGGGAGATTGTCGACGGGGCGATCTTCAATAGTGGACAGAGCTGCTGCGCGATTGAGCGGGTCTATGTGCATCAGGGAATCTACGATGAGTTTGTggcggaggtgaagaaggtgctGAGTGGGTATGTGGTTGGGGATCCGTTCGATAAGAAGACGCAGATCGGGCCGGTGATTTCAAAGCGCGCGAAGGAGGATATCGAGGCGCATGTTGCTGATgcggtggagaagggggcGAAGGATGAGACGCCGGAGAATGAGTCGTTTGAGAATCCTCCGTCGGAGGGGAATTATGTTAGGCCTACGCTGTTGACGGGGGTTACGCATGAGATGCGGGTTATGACGGAGGAGACGTTTGGGCCGGTGATTCCGGTGATGAAGGTcgagggggatgaggaggctgTGAAGTGGATGAATTCCAGTGAGTTTGGGTTGACGGCTAGTGTGTGGACGAAGGATGTTaaggctgcggaggagttggtggagagggttGAGGCTGGGACGGTGTTTGTTAATCGGTCGGATTACCCTAGTCCG GATCTGGCTTGGACGGGATGGAAGAATTCGGGCCGTGGAGTGACGCTCAGTCGGTTTGGGTTCGAGCAGTTTGTGAAGTTGAAGAGTTATCATATCAAGGATTATCCCAAATAG
- a CDS encoding DUF323 domain protein (COG:F;~EggNog:ENOG410PGJ9;~InterPro:IPR016187,IPR024775,IPR005532,IPR042095, IPR019257,IPR017805;~PFAM:PF10017,PF03781,PF12867) has protein sequence MSPLCPVVKGVDIVDIRQNDVEFSLVNDIQRGIDPPAGTCRSMPTMLLYDAQGLKLFEDITYLEEYYLTNAEIDVLRTHAKRIVERIPDNAQLLELGSGNLRKIEILLQEFEAASKRVDYYALDLSLSELERTFSEVSLDQYQYVELHGLHGTYDDALTWLENPANRKVPTVIMSMGSSIGNFDRPAAAKFLSQFARLLGPSDLMVLGLDSCTDSDKVYKAYNDSKGITRQFYENGLLHANAVLGYEAFKLDEWDIVTEYDNIEGRHQAFYAPKREVTINGVLLHKGEKLIFEEAFKYAPEQCDQLWHDAGLIEDAEFGNESGDYLIHVLSSATLNFPTSPSQYAAQSVPSFEEFQSLWTAWDIVTKAMVPREELLSKPIKLRNALIFYLGHIPTFLDVHLTRALGEKPTHPKSYRLIFERGIDPDVDDPEKCHSHSEIPDEWPALADILDYQVRVRSRVRSIFEKHNVADNRVLGEALWIGFEHEAMHLETFLYMLIQSERTLSPPAVPQPDFEKLFRDARQEARPNEWFSIPEQTLLVGLDDDGHSVPRDSYGWDNEKPQRKITVKAFEAQARPITNGEYAKYLQANHLPQKPESWVLVKSDQTYPTCNGVSQSSSYATNDFMAHFAVRTVFGSVPLELAQDWPVIASYDELAKYAKWVDCRIPTFEEAKSIYAHAARLKETSNGLSNGHSDTNGVNGHGHSETNPLRPRTPDHQPVQHPSRESLPVFVGLDSCNVGFKHWHPTPVIQNGDRLAGHGELGGVWEWTSTELAPHDGFEAMQIYPGYTSDFFDGKHNVILGGSWATHPRIAGRTTFVNWYQRNYPYPWAGARLVRDV, from the exons ATGTCACCCTTATGTCCGGTCGTCAAAGGCGTTGACATCGTCGATATCCGTCAAAATGACGTGGAGTTTTCCTTGGTAAATGATATCCAGCGAGGTATAGATCCTCCGGCAGGAACTTGCCGTTCCATGCCCACGATGCTTCTGTACGATGCTCAGGGGCTCAAGCTGTTCGAGGATATTACGTACCTGGAGGAATATTATCTCACAAACGCGGAGATTGACGTTCTACGGACACATGCGAAGAGGATCGTTGAACGCATCCCGGACAATGCGCAATTACTGGAGCTAGGTAGTGG CAATCTGCGCAAAATTGAGATTCTTCTCCAGGAATTCGAAGCGGCGAGCAAAAGAGTGGACTACTATGCCTTGGATCTGTCTCTCTCGGAGTTGGAGCGCACATTCTCGGAAGTGTCCCTCGATCAATATCAATATGTCGAGCTCCATGGCCTCCATGGCACGTACGACGACGCCCTTACCTGGCTGGAAAACCCCGCGAATCGAAAGGTCCCAACGGTGATCATGTCAATGGGTTCGTCAATAGGAAATTTCGATCGTCCTGCGGCGGCGAAGTTCTTGTCGCAATTTGCCAGGCTCCTGGGGCCGTCGGACTTGATGGTGCTTGGGTTGGATAGTTGCACCGACTCGGATAAAGTGTACAAGGCATACAATGATTCTAAGGGTATCACGCGGCAGTTCTACGAGAACGGGTTGTTGCATGCGAACGCTGTGCTTGGATACGAAGCATTCAAGCTCGATGAATGGGACATCGTGACGGAGTACGATAATATCGAAGGGCGGCACCAGGCATTTTACGCGCCAAAGCGGGAAGTGACTATAAACGGGGTACTGCTTCATAAAGGCGAGAAGTTGATTTTCGAGGAGGCATTCAAATATGCCCCCGAGCAGTGCGATCAGCTATGGCATGATGCGGGTTTAATTGAGGACGCTGAGTTTGGCAATGAGTCTGGAGATTACC TTATCCACGTGCTGTCCTCGGCTACCCTCAACTTTCCAACGAGCCCATCACAATATGCGGCTCAATCAGTGCCGAGCTTTGAGGAGTTCCAGTCTCTGTGGACGGCATGGGATATTGTCACCAAGGCCATGGTTCCCAGGGAGGAACTTCTGTCGAAGCCCATCAAATTGCGAAATGCATTGATTTTCTACCTTGGGCACATTCCTACTTTTCTCG ATGTTCATTTGACCCGAGCGTTGGGTGAAAAGCCAACGCACCCCAAATCATATCGACTCATCTTCGAACGCGGAATCGATCCCGATGTGGATGACCCCGAAAAGTGCCATTCTCACAGCGAGATTCCGGACGAATGGCCTGCCCTTGCAGACATCTTAGACTATCAAGTGCGGGTTCGAAGTAGGGTGAGGTCCATCTTTGAGAAGCATAATGTGGCTGATAACCGAGTGCTCGGCGAAGCACTCTGGATCGGGTTCGAGCATGAAGCCATGCATTTGGAAACGTTCCTTTACATGTTAATCCAGAGCGAAAGAACACTTTCGCCTCCAGCTGTTCCCCAACCCGATTTTGAAAAGCTCTTCCGCGATGCCCGGCAAGAAGCAAGACCGAACGAGTGGTTTTCAATTCCCGAGCAGACGCTTTTGGTTGGTCTAGACGATGACGGTCATTCGGTTCCTCGTGACTCTTATGGATGGGATAACGAAAAGCCCCAGAGAAAGATCACAGTCAAAGCATTcgaagcgcaagcgcgacCAATTACCAATGGAGAGTACGCCAAGTATCTACAGGCAAATCATCTGCCTCAGAAGCCAGAGTCTTGGGTCTTAGTTAAGTCTGACCAGACGTACCCGACATGCAATGGTGTCAGTCAAAGCAGCAGTTACGCTACGAACGATTTTATGGCACACTTTGCCGTTCGCACCGTGTTTGGCTCCGTCCCGCTTGAGCTGGCCCAGGACTGGCCGGTGATCGCGTCGTACGATGAATTGGCAAAGTATGCCAAGTGGGTGGACTGCAGGATACCGACCTTCGAAGAGGCGAAGAGTATCTACGCGCATGCAGCTCGACTGAAGGAAACTAGTAACGGTCTTTCAAACGGACATAG TGATACCAACGGAGTCAATGGACACGGACATAGCGAGACCAACCCCCTGCGGCCTCGCACCCCCGACCACCAACCGGTACAGCATCCTTCGCGCGAGTCTCTGCCGGTGTTTGTTGGACTCGACAGCTGTAACGTCGGCTTCAAACACTGGCACCCTACCCCAGTCATCCAGAACGGCGACCGACTCGCCGGCCACGGAGAGCTGGGAGGCGTCTGGGAGTGGACGAGCACGGAACTTGCACCCCACGACGGGTTCGAGGCCATGCAAATCTACCCCGGATATACAT ccgacttcttcgacgGAAAGCACAATGTCATCCTCGGAGGGTCATGGGCGACGCATCCACGGATCGCCGGCCGCACTACCTT TGTAAACTGGTACCAGCGGAACTACCCCTACCCCTGGGCAGGAGCCCGGCTGGTGCGGGATGTCTGA
- a CDS encoding uncharacterized protein (InterPro:IPR011990;~go_function: GO:0005515 - protein binding [Evidence IEA]) gives MSPSRRNYSQTRDAAFNIRADSDDEYAHSDMDAGEDEALHILMEANYNEGASYDQSPTDQFANDDEDPLWRTQADNLFSGNDSDDADEREHASSPIQLPDPDSQGEHVDYPPPPPSPWLPYKKYSHQEKYAKPALKDKPGGESLDKIISYCDMVVDMSNIRSALRSVELYLGKGQTREAESEVQKARDLAEKYDDKPVLARCRYWQARVKFAQGKYDKAYTLFCDCQLWITKQPEASTMAFYLPLCQPGLSDQERQRLLEDAQRRAMQPEKMQATIEVPDNRDSKRRWEDSLHLLSQDTIPQPMHRRRIARPKSLLERQPEDSSGLKLGGKQKVFTFEMHPKGMATRFRPTDIFSEQPYEVIVPQEQWEDFIDYHRDQSVTLTYLERERRRYQTVVQEKYNQR, from the coding sequence ATGTCACCAAGCAGGCGCAATTACTCGCAAACGCGGGACGCCGCCTTCAACATCAGAGCagacagcgacgacgagTACGCACATTCAGATATGGACGCCGGCGAAGACGAGGCATTGCATATACTCATGGAAGCAAATTACAACGAGGGTGCTTCGTATGATCAAAGCCCCACTGACCAATTTGCaaacgatgacgaggacccTTTATGGCGAACCCAGGCTGATAATTTATTCAGCGGGAATGACAGCGATGATGCAGACGAGCGAGAGCATGCCTCATCACCAATTCAACTCCCTGATCCTGACAGCCAGGGCGAACACGTGGActatccaccaccacctccatctccctgGTTACCATATAAGAAGTACTCACACCAAGAAAAGTACGCCAAGCCAGCACTTAAAGACAAGCCAGGTGGCGAATCACTCGACAAAATCATATCCTACTGTGATATGGTCGTCGACATGAGCAATATCAGGTCCGCTCTTCGAAGCGTAGAGCTCTACCTTGGAAAAGGCCAAACCCGGGAGGCTGAATCCGAGGTCCAGAAGGCTCGAGATCTGGCAGAAAAGTATGACGACAAACCAGTGCTCGCACGGTGCAGGTACTGGCAGGCTCGGGTGAAGTTTGCCCAAGGAAAATATGATAAGGCGTACACATTGTTTTGTGATTGCCAGCTATGGATCACCAAGCAACCTGAGGCTAGCACAATGGCATTTTACCTGCCACTCTGTCAGCCGGGATTGAGCGATCAAGAGCGACAGCGCTTGCTGGAGGACGCGCAAAGACGTGCGATGCAACCAGAGAAGATGCAAGCGACTATTGAAGTGCCAGACAACCGAGACTCGAAACGAAGATGGGAGGATAGCCTTCACTTGTTGTCGCAAGATACCATCCCACAGCCTATGCATCGGCGGAGAATAGCCCGCCCCAAGTCTCTGCTCGAGAGGCAACCGGAAGATTCCAGTGGACTTAAACTTGGTGGGAAGCAAAAGGTTTTCACTTTCGAGATGCACCCCAAGGGCATGGCAACCAGATTCCGGCCGACAGATATTTTCTCGGAACAGCCTTATGAGGTTATTGTGCCGCAAGAACAATGGGAGGATTTCATTGACTATCACCGGGACCAGAGCGTCACGTTGACTTatctggagagggagagacgACGGTACCAAACCGTCGTCCAAGAGAAGTATAATCAGCGCTAA